One window of Paenibacillus albicereus genomic DNA carries:
- a CDS encoding (Fe-S)-binding protein, with amino-acid sequence MIGMWIQFALFLAVTGYGVYLFYRAVYHRYLYLKLGRPAKLPEQAPGRMKEFLAQVFGQTKLLKDVKSGIMHIVIFYGFVILQLGALDLIIKGLTGGGHLPIPGYDLFSLVQEITVALILIAMGYAAYRRYGEKLARLKRGLKPSIVVFFIFGLMLSVVLSLAFERVWLGMEPSGYAPISSLLAAAMGGLSEPAAHVLFLISWWAHLVILLAFLVYVPQSKHFHIITAPVNIYLRRQEPAGRLAKLDLEDEEAESFGVGRIEEFTQKQMLDFYACVECGRCTNVCPAASTGKALSPMHLIVKLRDHLIDKGAAVTGRSPWVPAFAFGAPDPGKAHLFEPRSLDHGPSLLDLAGGAGKQEVAAAAEASAGVPWADPGRSITDIRPTLAWQKAGWTVQERKPEEVQLIGEVMTEDEIWACTTCRNCEDQCPVGNEHVDKIIDLRRHLVLMEGSMPHEGQRAMQNIERQGNPWGISRSDRVKWTGDVEGVSVPTVKENPDFELLFFVGSMGSYDLRSRKISRAVARLLRESGISFAILGNEERNSGDTPRRLGNEMLFQQLCQENIETFQRYGVKRIVTACPHTFNTLKNEYPDFGLEGVEVLHHTQLFAELLKDGRLNPVHEVRERITYHDSCYLGRYNNVYDEPRDVLRAIPGVELVEMERSRENGMCCGAGGGLMWMEETSGKRVNLARTEQALEVNPTLISSACPYCLTMLEDGTKLKEVDEQVKARDIAEILEQAVFGPAASAGRPEGAAS; translated from the coding sequence ATGATCGGAATGTGGATTCAATTCGCGCTGTTCCTCGCCGTCACCGGCTACGGCGTCTATCTGTTCTACCGCGCGGTCTACCACCGCTACCTTTATTTGAAGCTCGGGCGTCCGGCCAAGCTGCCGGAGCAGGCGCCGGGGAGGATGAAGGAGTTCCTCGCCCAGGTGTTCGGCCAGACGAAGCTGCTCAAGGACGTGAAGAGCGGCATCATGCACATCGTCATCTTCTATGGCTTCGTCATCCTGCAGCTCGGCGCGCTGGACCTCATCATCAAAGGCCTGACCGGCGGCGGCCATCTGCCGATCCCCGGCTACGACCTGTTCAGCCTCGTGCAGGAGATCACGGTCGCGCTCATCCTGATCGCCATGGGCTACGCGGCCTACCGCCGCTACGGAGAGAAGCTGGCCCGCCTGAAGCGGGGCCTCAAGCCGAGCATCGTCGTGTTCTTCATCTTCGGCCTCATGCTCTCGGTCGTCCTCTCCCTCGCCTTCGAGCGCGTGTGGCTCGGCATGGAGCCGTCGGGCTACGCGCCGATCTCCTCGCTGCTCGCGGCGGCGATGGGCGGACTGTCCGAGCCGGCGGCCCACGTCCTGTTCCTCATCTCGTGGTGGGCGCATCTGGTCATCCTGCTCGCTTTCCTCGTCTATGTGCCGCAGTCGAAGCACTTCCACATCATCACGGCGCCGGTGAACATCTATCTGCGCCGGCAGGAGCCGGCAGGGCGGCTCGCCAAGCTCGACCTGGAGGACGAGGAGGCGGAGTCGTTCGGCGTCGGCCGGATCGAGGAGTTCACGCAGAAGCAGATGCTCGACTTCTACGCCTGCGTCGAATGCGGGCGCTGCACGAATGTCTGTCCGGCGGCCAGCACCGGCAAGGCGCTCTCGCCGATGCATCTGATCGTCAAGCTGCGCGACCATCTGATCGACAAAGGCGCGGCCGTCACCGGACGATCCCCGTGGGTGCCGGCGTTCGCCTTCGGCGCTCCGGACCCGGGCAAGGCCCATCTGTTCGAGCCGCGCAGCCTCGACCACGGTCCATCGCTGCTCGATCTCGCCGGCGGCGCGGGCAAGCAGGAGGTGGCGGCGGCAGCGGAAGCGTCCGCCGGCGTGCCGTGGGCCGATCCCGGCCGGTCGATCACCGACATCCGCCCGACGCTCGCCTGGCAGAAGGCCGGCTGGACGGTGCAGGAGCGCAAGCCCGAGGAGGTCCAGCTGATCGGCGAGGTCATGACCGAGGACGAGATCTGGGCCTGCACGACCTGCCGCAACTGCGAGGACCAGTGTCCGGTCGGCAACGAGCATGTCGACAAGATCATCGACCTGCGCCGCCATCTCGTGCTCATGGAGGGCAGCATGCCGCATGAAGGCCAGCGCGCGATGCAGAACATCGAGCGCCAGGGCAACCCGTGGGGAATCAGCCGCAGCGACCGCGTCAAATGGACCGGCGACGTCGAGGGCGTGTCGGTCCCGACGGTCAAGGAGAACCCGGACTTCGAGCTGCTGTTCTTCGTCGGCTCGATGGGCTCCTACGACCTGCGCAGCCGCAAGATCTCGCGCGCCGTCGCAAGGCTGCTGCGCGAGTCCGGCATCAGCTTCGCCATCCTCGGCAACGAGGAGCGCAATTCCGGCGACACGCCGCGCCGCCTCGGCAACGAGATGCTGTTCCAGCAGCTGTGCCAGGAGAACATCGAGACGTTCCAGCGCTACGGCGTCAAGCGGATCGTCACGGCCTGCCCGCATACATTCAATACGCTCAAGAACGAGTACCCGGACTTCGGCCTCGAAGGCGTCGAGGTGCTGCACCACACGCAGCTGTTCGCCGAGCTTTTGAAGGACGGAAGGCTGAACCCCGTCCATGAGGTGCGGGAGCGCATCACGTACCATGATTCCTGCTATCTCGGCCGCTACAACAACGTGTACGACGAGCCGCGGGACGTGCTGCGCGCGATTCCCGGCGTCGAGCTCGTCGAGATGGAGCGCAGCCGCGAGAACGGCATGTGCTGCGGCGCAGGCGGCGGCCTGATGTGGATGGAGGAGACGAGCGGCAAGCGCGTGAACCTCGCCCGCACGGAGCAGGCGCTCGAGGTGAATCCGACGCTCATCAGCAGCGCCTGCCCGTACTGCCTGACGATGCTGGAGGACGGCACCAAGCTCAAGGAGGTCGACGAGCAGGTCAAGGCGCGCGACATCGCCGAGATTCTCGAGCAGGCCGTCTTCGGACCGGCCGCCTCCGCCGGCCGCCCGGAAGGAGCGGCCAGCTGA
- a CDS encoding electron transfer flavoprotein subunit beta/FixA family protein gives MNIYVLLKQTFDTEEKIVIEDGRVSDDGVKFVINPYDEYAVEEALQQRDQHGGKVTVVSVGPDRAAEALRQALAMGADDAVLLSDERIGADEGAAAAALEKYLSGQSVDLVLGGNFSVDSGGGQVAVRLASRLGLPHVSSITSLQVDGASATAKRDAEGDTETLEVTLPALFTAQQGLNEPRYPSLPNIMKAKKKPFQTLSLDDLGLSAAEALTERVSLSLPPERGAGQLISGSPAEQAARLVELLRTEAKAI, from the coding sequence ATGAATATCTATGTCCTGCTGAAGCAAACGTTCGATACCGAGGAGAAGATCGTCATCGAGGACGGCCGCGTGTCGGACGACGGCGTCAAGTTCGTCATCAATCCGTACGACGAGTACGCGGTCGAGGAAGCGCTGCAGCAGCGCGACCAGCACGGCGGCAAGGTGACCGTCGTCTCCGTCGGTCCGGACCGCGCGGCCGAGGCGCTGCGCCAGGCGCTCGCCATGGGCGCCGACGACGCGGTGCTGCTGAGCGACGAGCGGATCGGCGCCGACGAAGGCGCGGCCGCGGCCGCGCTGGAGAAGTATCTGTCCGGCCAGTCCGTCGATCTCGTGCTCGGCGGCAACTTCTCGGTCGACAGCGGCGGCGGCCAGGTCGCGGTCCGGCTGGCGAGCCGGCTCGGCCTGCCCCATGTCTCCTCGATCACCTCGCTGCAGGTCGACGGCGCTTCGGCGACCGCCAAGCGGGACGCCGAAGGCGACACGGAAACGCTTGAAGTGACGCTGCCGGCCCTGTTCACCGCGCAGCAAGGACTCAACGAGCCGCGCTATCCTTCCCTGCCGAACATCATGAAGGCGAAGAAAAAGCCCTTCCAGACCCTGTCGCTGGACGATCTCGGCCTCAGCGCTGCGGAAGCGCTTACCGAGCGCGTCTCCCTCTCCCTGCCGCCGGAGCGCGGCGCCGGCCAGCTGATCTCGGGATCGCCGGCCGAGCAGGCCGCGCGCCTGGTCGAGCTGCTCCGCACGGAAGCCAAAGCCATTTGA
- a CDS encoding TetR/AcrR family transcriptional regulator, with the protein MTSRKQEKYELILEAALKVIAENGYHGSQVSKIAKEAGVADGTIYLYFKKKEDILISLFQEKLGSLVERFNARVRETSSAEEALRAVCEIHYSELENNVNLAYVTQIELRQSSLELRKAIGLAVKPYIELIEHILDKGVKEGEFRQDLDLKLTRLLLFGAMDEVVTSWLISGMKYSLTAQVGKTVEFFLRGLK; encoded by the coding sequence ATGACAAGTAGGAAGCAGGAAAAATATGAATTGATCTTGGAGGCCGCCCTGAAAGTCATTGCGGAGAACGGCTACCACGGCTCCCAAGTGTCGAAAATCGCCAAGGAGGCCGGCGTCGCCGACGGTACGATCTATCTGTATTTCAAAAAGAAAGAGGATATCCTCATTTCTTTGTTCCAAGAAAAGCTGGGGAGCCTTGTCGAACGGTTCAACGCCCGCGTGCGGGAGACGTCCTCCGCCGAGGAGGCGCTGCGCGCCGTCTGCGAGATCCACTATTCCGAGCTGGAGAACAACGTGAATCTGGCCTATGTCACACAGATCGAGCTGCGCCAAAGCTCGCTGGAGCTGCGCAAGGCGATCGGGCTGGCCGTCAAGCCGTATATCGAGCTGATCGAGCATATTCTGGATAAAGGGGTGAAAGAGGGAGAATTCCGTCAGGACCTGGATTTGAAGCTGACGCGCCTGCTGCTGTTCGGCGCGATGGACGAGGTCGTCACGTCCTGGCTCATTTCCGGCATGAAGTATTCGCTGACGGCGCAAGTGGGCAAGACCGTCGAGTTTTTCCTGCGCGGCCTCAAATAG
- a CDS encoding acetyl-CoA C-acetyltransferase, producing the protein MREAVIVSMARTAIGRGKKGSLRQTRADDLGRIVLDEVVRRAPGLNKEDVEDIIIGCAMPEGEQGLNFARIMSLYAGFPVTVPALTINRFCSSGLQSIAFAAERIMTGGADVLIAGGVESMSHVPMTGFKISPNPRIVDEMPEVYIGMGHTAERVAERFGVSREDQDRFATRSHEKAAAAIAAGKFDDEIVPVEAELKELGENGKVKTERFTFRTDEGVRAETTVETLAKLRPAFKLGGSVTAGNSSQVSDGAAAVVIMSREKADELGLKPLATFRSFALAGVEPEIMGVGPVQAIPKALQRAGIHQDQVDLYEINEAFASQCLHIIRELGLDEEKVNVNGGAIALGHPLGCTGTKISVSLINELQRRGGGYGVVSMCIGGGMGAAGVFEVHPA; encoded by the coding sequence ATGAGAGAAGCGGTAATCGTATCGATGGCTAGAACGGCGATTGGCCGGGGCAAGAAGGGCAGCCTGCGGCAGACGCGCGCCGACGACCTCGGGCGCATCGTGCTGGACGAGGTCGTCCGCCGCGCGCCGGGCTTGAACAAGGAGGATGTCGAGGACATCATCATCGGCTGCGCGATGCCGGAGGGCGAGCAGGGGCTGAACTTCGCCCGCATCATGTCGCTGTACGCGGGCTTCCCGGTGACGGTGCCGGCGCTGACGATCAACCGGTTCTGCTCGTCGGGGCTGCAGTCGATCGCCTTCGCCGCGGAGCGCATCATGACCGGCGGCGCGGACGTGCTGATCGCCGGCGGCGTCGAGAGCATGAGCCATGTGCCGATGACGGGATTCAAGATTTCGCCGAACCCGCGCATCGTCGACGAGATGCCGGAGGTGTACATCGGCATGGGCCATACGGCCGAGCGCGTCGCCGAGCGGTTCGGGGTCTCCCGCGAGGATCAGGACCGGTTCGCCACCCGCTCGCATGAAAAGGCGGCGGCCGCGATCGCGGCCGGCAAGTTCGACGACGAGATCGTGCCGGTCGAGGCGGAGCTCAAGGAGCTCGGCGAGAACGGCAAGGTCAAGACGGAGCGGTTCACGTTCCGCACGGACGAAGGCGTGCGCGCGGAGACGACGGTCGAGACGCTGGCGAAGCTGCGCCCGGCGTTCAAGCTGGGCGGCTCGGTGACGGCGGGCAACTCGTCGCAGGTGAGCGACGGAGCGGCGGCGGTCGTCATCATGAGCCGCGAGAAAGCCGACGAGCTCGGCCTGAAGCCGCTGGCGACGTTCCGCTCGTTCGCCCTGGCGGGCGTCGAGCCGGAAATCATGGGCGTCGGACCGGTCCAAGCGATTCCCAAGGCGCTGCAGCGCGCCGGCATCCACCAGGACCAGGTCGATCTGTACGAGATCAACGAGGCGTTCGCGTCCCAGTGCCTGCATATCATCCGCGAGCTCGGCCTCGACGAGGAGAAGGTCAACGTCAACGGCGGCGCGATCGCGCTCGGCCATCCGCTCGGCTGCACCGGCACGAAGATCAGCGTCTCGCTCATCAACGAGCTTCAGCGTCGAGGCGGCGGCTACGGCGTCGTCAGCATGTGCATCGGCGGCGGCATGGGAGCCGCCGGCGTGTTCGAGGTCCATCCGGCCTGA
- a CDS encoding 3-hydroxyacyl-CoA dehydrogenase/enoyl-CoA hydratase family protein, protein MSITIRKAAVIGSGIMGSGIAAHLANVGIPTLLLDIVPKQLTAEEEKKGRSLDHPAVRSRLAAGAVAKLAKTNPAPLYDPAFAERITPGNLEDHLDGLADVDWIIEVIVENLDAKRSLLERIESVWKPGTIVSSNTSGISINAMAEGRSEAFRRSFMGTHFFNPPRYMKLLEIIPAEGTDPQLVQDMKQFGESVLGKGVVIAKDTPNFIANRIGTYGLLVTLQEMERGGYTVEEVDAATGPTLGRPKSATFRTLDLVGLDTFLHVADNVRLNAGSEAERQAFTPPAALTGLVERGWLGEKSGQGFYKKVKGAGGKSEILSLDLKTMEYGPQKKAASSSLEAAKLAKGAREKTKALIGAGDRYSELAWNVLKQVLVYAAEKVGEIADSIQEIDEAMKWGFNWELGPFETWDAIGLSRSVERMEKEGTAVPDWVKEWIAAGNASFYRKEDGKRFYASRGEFRQVDQAPELIDLRALKEQNKVIQGNSGASLIDLGDGVACLEFHSPNNAIGGDILTMIQQSVQEVRQNWTGLVVANQGRNFCVGANLMLLLMEAQDEEWDEVDDIIHLFQQSMLKLKRLDKPVVAAPHRMTLGGGVEACMPADQVVAAAETYYGLVEVGVGLIPAGGGCKEFALRVSQQAGHPEADLLPQLGRVFETVGQAKVSSSGHDAKRLGYLRGVDRIVPNQDHLIYEAKQAVLQLAADGYRLPAEEKIRIAGSEGKAALQLAAIGMHEGGYISDHDLLIAKKLAHVLAGGDLPAGTLVTEQYMLDLEREAFLSLTGEPKTQARMQHMLSKGRPLRN, encoded by the coding sequence ATGAGCATAACGATCCGCAAGGCAGCCGTCATCGGCTCCGGCATCATGGGCTCCGGCATCGCCGCCCATCTGGCCAACGTCGGCATCCCGACGCTGCTGCTCGACATCGTGCCGAAGCAGCTGACCGCAGAGGAAGAGAAGAAGGGCCGGTCGCTCGACCATCCCGCCGTGCGCAGCCGCCTGGCCGCAGGCGCCGTCGCCAAGCTCGCCAAGACGAATCCGGCTCCGCTCTACGATCCCGCATTCGCGGAGCGCATCACCCCCGGCAACCTGGAGGATCATCTGGACGGCCTCGCGGACGTCGACTGGATCATCGAGGTCATCGTCGAGAACCTCGACGCCAAGCGCAGCCTGCTGGAGCGCATCGAGTCGGTCTGGAAGCCCGGCACGATCGTCAGCTCCAACACGTCGGGCATCTCGATCAACGCGATGGCCGAAGGCCGCAGCGAGGCGTTCCGCCGCAGCTTCATGGGCACGCATTTCTTCAATCCGCCGCGCTACATGAAGCTGCTCGAGATCATCCCGGCGGAAGGCACCGATCCGCAGCTCGTGCAGGACATGAAGCAGTTCGGCGAATCGGTACTCGGCAAGGGCGTCGTCATCGCCAAGGATACGCCGAACTTCATCGCCAATCGGATCGGCACGTACGGGCTGCTCGTCACGCTCCAGGAGATGGAGCGGGGCGGCTACACGGTCGAAGAGGTGGACGCCGCGACGGGCCCAACGCTCGGACGGCCGAAAAGCGCGACGTTCCGCACGCTCGACCTCGTCGGCCTCGACACGTTCCTCCATGTCGCCGACAACGTCCGCCTGAACGCAGGGAGCGAGGCCGAGCGGCAGGCGTTCACGCCGCCGGCGGCGCTCACGGGGCTCGTCGAGCGCGGCTGGCTCGGGGAGAAGAGCGGCCAAGGCTTCTACAAGAAGGTCAAGGGAGCGGGCGGCAAAAGTGAGATCCTCTCGCTCGACCTGAAGACGATGGAGTACGGCCCGCAGAAAAAAGCGGCCTCCAGCTCGCTCGAAGCGGCAAAGCTCGCCAAAGGCGCGCGCGAGAAGACGAAGGCGCTGATCGGCGCCGGCGACCGCTACTCCGAGCTCGCCTGGAACGTGCTCAAGCAGGTGCTCGTCTACGCCGCCGAAAAGGTCGGCGAGATCGCGGACTCGATCCAAGAGATCGACGAGGCGATGAAATGGGGCTTCAACTGGGAGCTCGGCCCGTTCGAGACCTGGGACGCGATCGGCCTCTCGCGCTCGGTCGAGCGCATGGAGAAGGAAGGCACGGCGGTGCCGGACTGGGTCAAGGAATGGATCGCCGCAGGCAACGCCAGCTTCTACCGCAAGGAGGACGGCAAGCGCTTCTACGCGAGTCGCGGCGAGTTCCGGCAGGTCGATCAGGCACCGGAGCTGATCGACCTGCGCGCCCTCAAGGAGCAGAACAAGGTGATCCAGGGCAACAGCGGAGCCAGCCTGATCGATCTCGGCGACGGCGTCGCCTGCCTGGAGTTCCACTCTCCGAACAATGCGATCGGCGGAGACATCCTGACGATGATCCAGCAGAGCGTGCAGGAGGTGCGTCAGAACTGGACCGGACTCGTCGTGGCCAACCAGGGCCGGAATTTCTGCGTCGGCGCGAACCTGATGCTGCTGCTGATGGAGGCGCAGGACGAGGAGTGGGATGAAGTCGACGACATCATCCATCTGTTCCAGCAGAGCATGCTGAAGCTCAAGCGGCTCGACAAGCCGGTCGTGGCGGCGCCGCATCGGATGACGCTCGGCGGGGGCGTCGAGGCGTGCATGCCGGCCGATCAGGTCGTCGCGGCGGCGGAGACGTACTACGGGCTGGTCGAGGTCGGCGTCGGCCTCATCCCGGCAGGCGGCGGCTGCAAGGAGTTCGCGCTGCGCGTCAGCCAGCAGGCCGGCCACCCGGAGGCGGACCTGCTGCCGCAGCTGGGCCGCGTGTTCGAGACGGTCGGGCAGGCCAAGGTGTCGTCGAGCGGCCATGACGCCAAGCGTCTGGGCTACCTGCGCGGCGTCGACCGGATCGTACCGAATCAGGACCATCTCATCTACGAGGCCAAGCAGGCCGTGCTTCAGCTCGCGGCGGACGGCTACCGGCTGCCGGCCGAGGAGAAGATCCGCATCGCCGGCTCCGAGGGCAAGGCGGCGCTGCAGCTGGCGGCGATCGGCATGCACGAGGGGGGCTACATCAGCGACCACGACCTGCTCATCGCCAAGAAGCTCGCCCACGTGCTGGCGGGCGGCGATCTGCCGGCCGGCACGCTCGTGACCGAGCAGTACATGCTCGATCTGGAGCGCGAGGCGTTCCTGAGCCTGACCGGCGAGCCCAAGACGCAGGCGCGCATGCAGCACATGCTGTCCAAGGGCCGTCCGCTGCGCAATTAG